The Fictibacillus arsenicus genome contains a region encoding:
- the comGA gene encoding competence type IV pilus ATPase ComGA, with amino-acid sequence MPIKILGSSILHDAVIQNASDIHFIPFKKGGLVQFRIDDRLLEYRSLNFEEYVRVISHFKYSARMDIGEHRKPQSGAMDVLIDNISVHLRLSSIPSAFNESLVIRILPQQESFSINELSLFPHALQKLIFLIKRSSGLLLFTGPTGSGKTTMLYSLLQYLQQHYKRQVVTLEDPVERKVDTFLQMEINEKAGVTYGEGFKSLLRHDPDVIMIGEIRDEAAARLVIRASLTGHLVLSTMHASDCIGCLERLREFGIREAELKQTLMGVVSQRLISIPCRFCGDHCSDFCFKSRTFRRAGIYEILSNHELETAFNQDISDPPFYKSLPYYFNHAYAAGFVTKESYERWMGGQGNVQEENVEGSVSRNFSL; translated from the coding sequence TTGCCAATAAAAATATTAGGCAGTTCGATTTTGCATGATGCCGTAATTCAAAATGCATCTGACATTCATTTCATTCCATTTAAAAAAGGAGGACTAGTACAATTTCGTATTGATGACAGATTACTCGAGTACAGATCTCTTAATTTTGAAGAGTACGTCCGAGTCATTTCTCATTTCAAGTATTCAGCCAGAATGGATATTGGTGAACATCGTAAACCTCAAAGCGGTGCTATGGATGTGCTTATAGATAATATTAGCGTACATCTTCGACTTTCTTCCATTCCTTCTGCATTTAATGAATCTCTCGTAATCCGCATCCTTCCTCAGCAAGAGTCCTTTTCAATTAATGAATTATCACTTTTTCCGCACGCACTTCAAAAACTCATTTTTCTCATTAAGCGTTCAAGCGGTTTGTTATTATTTACTGGTCCTACTGGTTCAGGAAAAACGACAATGCTCTATTCTTTGCTGCAATACCTCCAGCAACACTACAAGCGCCAGGTAGTTACATTAGAAGATCCTGTTGAGAGAAAAGTTGATACATTTCTCCAAATGGAAATTAATGAAAAAGCTGGTGTGACATATGGTGAAGGTTTTAAATCTTTATTGCGCCACGATCCAGATGTCATCATGATTGGGGAGATACGTGATGAAGCTGCTGCCCGGCTAGTTATCCGTGCGTCATTAACTGGACATTTAGTGCTCTCGACGATGCATGCCTCAGATTGCATAGGCTGTTTAGAGCGTCTAAGAGAATTTGGGATCCGAGAGGCAGAATTGAAACAGACTTTAATGGGAGTGGTTTCTCAGAGACTGATTTCAATACCTTGTCGTTTTTGCGGTGATCACTGCAGCGACTTTTGCTTTAAATCAAGGACGTTCAGAAGAGCAGGAATTTATGAAATCCTAAGCAATCACGAATTGGAAACCGCTTTTAATCAAGACATTTCCGATCCGCCTTTTTATAAAAGTCTCCCTTATTATTTTAATCACGCATATGCAGCAGGATTTGTAACGAAAGAAAGTTATGAAAGATGGATGGGAGGGCAGGGGAATGTTCAAGAAGAAAATGTGGAAGGGAGCGTCTCAAGGAATTTTTCTTTATAA